Below is a window of Pseudomonas monteilii DNA.
CGAGCGCTACCAGGCCCTGATCGGCCAGTTCGTCGAGCTGCCGCTGGTCGGTCGCCGCATCCCGATCATCGCCGACGACTACTGCGACCCTGAATTCGGGACCGGCTGCGTCAAGATCACCCCGGCCCACGACTTCAACGACTACGAAGTCGGCAAACGCCATGCCCTGCCGTTGCTGAACATCTTCGACAAGAACGCCACGGTGCTGGCCAGTGCCCAGGCGTTCAACCTCGACGGCTCGCTCAACGAGGCGTTCGACACCACCCTGCCCGCCCAGTACGCCGGCCTGGACCGCTTCGCCGCGCGCAAGCAGATCGTCGCCGACCTGGACGCCGCCGGCCTGCTGGTCGGCATCGACGACCACGCGCTGAAGGTGCCCAAGGGCGACCGTTCCGGCACCGTCATCGAGCCGTGGCTGACCGACCAGTGGTACGTGTCGACCAAGCCGCTGGCCGAACCGGCCATCGCTGCCGTCGAGGACGGGCGCATTCAGTTCGTGCCCAAGCAGTACGAGAACATGTACTTCTCCTGGATGCGTGACATCCAGGACTGGTGCATCAGCCGCCAGCTGTGGTGGGGCCATCGCATCCCGGCCTGGTACGACGAGGCCGGCCAGGTCTACGTCGGCCGCAGCGAGCAGGAGGTCCGCGCGCGCCACGGCCTGGGCGACGACGTCGCGCTGCGCCAGGACGACGACGTGCTCGACACCTGGTTCAGCTCCGGGCTGTGGACCTTCTCGACGCTCGGCTGGCCCGAGCAGACCGAGTTCCTGAAGAAATTCCACTCCACCGACGTGCTGGTGACCGGCTTCGACATCATCTTCTTCTGGGTCGCGCGCATGATCATGCTGACCCTGCACCTGGTGAAGAACGAGGATGGCACGCCGCAGGTGCCGTTCAAGACCGTGTACGTCCACGGCCTGGTGCGCGATGGCCAGGGCCAGAAGATGTCCAAGTCCAAGGGCAACGTCCTGGACCCGCTGGACATCGTCGACGGCATCACCCTCGACGCCCTGCTCGAGAAGCGCACCAGCGGCCTGATGCAGCCCAAGCTGGCCGACAAGATCGCCAAGCAGACCAAGGCCGAGTTCCCCGAGGGCATCGCCAGCTACGGCACCGACGCCCTGCGCTTCACCTTCTGCTCGCTGGCCTCGACCGGGCGTGACATCAAGTTCGACATGGGCCGCGTCGAGGGCTACCGCAACTTCTGCAACAAGATCTGGAACGCCGCCCGCTACGTGCTGGACAAGGGCGAGGACTGCGGCCAGAACGGCGAGCCGGTCGAGCTGTCCCTGGCCGACCGCTGGATCATCTCGCAGCTGCAGCGCACCGAAGCCGAAGTCACGCGCCAGCTCGAGCAGTTCCGCTTCGACCTGGCCAGCCAGGCGCTCTACGAGTTCATCTGGAACCAGTACTGCGACTGGTACCTGGAGCTGTCCAAGCCTGTGTTGTGGGACGAGAACGCCCCGGTCGAGCGCGCCCGCGGCACCCGTCGCACCCTGGTGCGGGTCCTGGAAGTGGCGCTGCGCCTGGCGCACCCGTTCATGCCGTTCATCACCGAAGAGATCTGGCAGCGCATCGCGCCGCTGGCCGGTGTGCAGGGCAAGACACTGATGCTGCAACCGTGGCCGGTGGCCAACGAGAGCCGTATCGACAGCGCCGCCGAAGGCGACATCGAGTGGCTCAAGGAACTGATGGTCGGCCTGCGCAACATCCGCGCCGAGATGAACATCGGCCCGGGCAAGCCACTGCCGCTGTTCCTGAAGAACGCCAGTGCCGACGACCAGCGCCGCCTGCAGGAGAACGAGGCGCTGCTGAAGAAGCTGGCCAAGGTCGAATCCTTCACGGTGCTGGGCGAGCAGGACGAAGCGCCGCTGTCGGCCACGGCCCTGGTCGGCGACCTGCAGGTGCTGGTGCCGATGGCCGGGCTGATCGACAAGGATGCCGAACTGGCTCGCCTGAACAAGGAGATCCAGCGTCTGCAAGGCGAAGTCCAGCGCGTCGGCGGCAAGCTGTCCAACGCCGCCTTCGTCGACAAGGCGCCGCCGACGGTGATCGACAAGGAGCGCGCCAAGCTGGCGGAAGCCGAGCAGGCGCTGGCGAACTTCACCGAACAGCACGCCCGGATCGCTGCGTTGTAAGGTGACGACACGCAACACGATCTGACTGGAGGGGCTGCCTGGCAGCCCCTTCGTCGTATCCGCTCCGCCTCCGGCAAGCCATGCTTCTTCAGGACCCTCCCTTGACCCAGAAACCGACCCTCCACCCGCGCAACCGCCACACCGGGCGATACGACTTTCCCAGCCTCATCGAGGTGCACCCGGACCTGGCCCGCTTCACCCTGGTCAATCCGTACGGCAACCCGAGCATCGACTTCGCCAACCCCGAGGCGGTGCGGGTCTTCAACCGTGCGCTGCTCAAGGCGCACTACGGCATCCAGCACTGGGACATTCCGGCGGACTACCTCTGCCCGCCGATTCCCGGTCGCGCCGACTACGTACACGTGCTGGCCGACCTGCTCGCCGAGGACAACGGCGGTGACATTCCACGCGGCGCACAAGTGCGTGCCCTGGACGTCGGGGTCGGTGCCAACTGCATCTATCCGTTGCTCGGCAACGCCGACTACCGCTGGCGCTTCATCGGCTCGGACATCGATCCGGTCGCACTGGCCGCCGCCGCGACCATCGTCCAGGCCAACGGGCTGGGCAAGTTCATCGAGTTGCGCCAGCAAGCCGAGCGCCGTCACATCCTGCAGGGGCTGCTCAAGCCCGAGGAGCGCCTGGACCTGACCCTGTGCAATCCACCGTTCCACGCGTCACGGGAAGAAGCGACACGGGGCAGTCAGCGCAAGTGGAAGAACCTTGGCAAGCAGGACCCCAAGCGTACCCTGCCCGTCCTGAATTTCGGCGGACAGAACAACGAGCTGTGGTGCGAGGGGGGCGAGATCCGCTTCGTCACCCAGCTGATCGGCGAAAGCGTGTCCGTGGGCCAGCAGGTGCTGTGGTTCTCCAGCCTGGTGTCCAAGGCCAGCAACCTGCCCGGCATCGAGGCGGCGCTGAACAAGGCCGGCGCGGTGGCACGGCGGGTGATCGAGATGGGCCAGGGGCAGAAGCAGAGTCGCGTGGTCGCCTGGAGCTTTTACGACGAGGCTGGACGCCGTGCCTGGCAGGCGCGCCGCTCCGGCAAATCCCAGGCATGAAAAAGCCGCGCCGGGGTCACCCCGGGCGCGGCTTTCAGTCACGCGTCGACAATTACTTGTTGACGGCGTCGGTCAGGCCTTTGGCCGGCACGAACTTGACGACTTTCTTGGCAGCGATTTCGATGGCAGCGCCAGTCGAAGGGTTGCGGCCGGTACGGGCAGGACGCTCGGAAACTTTCAGCTTGCCGATGCCAGGCAGGGTGATCTCGGCGCCGTTTTCCAGCTGATCAGCGACGATCTGGCCCAGTTGCTCCAGAGCGTTGCGCGCGGTGTTCTTCGGCGCATCGATCGCTTCGGCGATGTCGGCAATCAGTTGGTCTTTGGTCAATGCCATGGTGGTGTTCCTTCCCTATCAATTCAGAGGTTATGCAACGTTCTACATGGGTCATCGAGCCAGGCCCCTCAGGCCCCGGCGTACCGCGTCGTTCGCGTATGTAGATACGCAAACCCGCGTTTGGTTCGACCTCATGCGAGCACGCTGCCAGCAATGCGCTACCCGAAGGACGCACGACCGGCCAAAGCTACCACAGCAGCGGACAAATATCCGCAGACGCAGCGCTTTTGTGCAGGTTTTTCGGGGGTTTGCGGGCAAAAAATGCGCAATTCGTACAAAAAACGAACAACTGCCCAGCGACCGACCATCGTCCTGCCGAGAGCGGCGCGGGGTGCGGTAAACTGGGCCCTTTGCCGCGCTCAACCCAGTCGAGATTTCCATGCCCATTCGTCACTGCATCGTCCACCTGATCGACAAGAAGCCCGACGGCAGTCCGGCCGTGCTGCATGCACGCGATTCGGAGCTGACCGGGTCCGACGCCATCGAACACCTGCTGGCCGACCTGAACGACAGCTACAACGCCAAGCAAGGCAAGGCGTGGGGGCTGTTCCACGGCGAGTCCGGCGCCTACCCCTTCAGCGGCTGGCTGAAACAGTACCTAGAGGGGCAGCAGGACTTCACCGCCTTCAGCAAACAGGCGGTCGAACACCTGCAGGCGCTCATGGAGGAATCCAACCTCTCCACCGGCGGCCATGTACTGTTCGCCCACTACCAGCAGGGCATGACCGAGTATCTGGCCATCGCGTTGCTGCACCACAGCGACGGGGTGGCGGTCAGCGACACGCTCGACGTGACGCCTTCCCGTCACCTGGACCTGGGGCAACTGCACCTGGCGGCGCGCATCAACCTGTCCGAGTGGCAGAACAATCCTCAGTCCAAGCAGTACATCTCCTTCATCAAGGGGCGTAACGGCAAGAAGGTCTCGGAGTACTTCCGCGACTTCATCGGCTGCCAGGAAGGCGTCGACGGCCCTGGTGAAACCCGCACCCTGCTCAAGGCCTTCAGCGACTTCGTCGAGCAGGAAGACCTGCCCGAGGAGGCCGCGCGGGAGAAGACCCAGACCCTGGTGGACTACGCGACCAGCCAGACCAAGCGGGGCGAGCCGGTGACCCTGGAAGAGCTGTCCAGCCTGATCGACGAGGACCGGCCGAAGGCGTTCTTCGAACATATTCGCAATCAAGACTACGGGCTCTCGCCGGAGATCCCGGCGGACAAGCGCACGCTGAACCAGTTCAAGCGCTTCACCGGACGCGCCGAAGGACTGTCGATCAGCTTCGAGTCGCACCTGCTGGGCTCGAAGATCGAATACGACGAAGAGGCCGGAACCCTGGTGATCAAAGGCCTGCCGACTCAGTTGGTCGACCAGCTGAAGCGGCGCAAGGACTGATACCGGCAGGTGTGACCTGGGTGGATGCAGGCCTGGGTGGCGCACAGCGTCCTGGCCTATGGGGGGCGAGCTTGCCTGCAACCGGTGACGGGCCGGACGCCATCGCGGGCAAGCCCGCTCCCACAGGTCCCTGACCCAGGCACGTATTAGCTTGATGGATTAGGTGATCGCAAAGCCGATTTACCAGGCTGGCGCAATTCTTATGTGGGAGCGGGCTTGCCCGCGATGCAGGCGGTGACGGACCGGAGGCTATCGCGGGCAGGACGCCCTTTCACGCGCAGCACGATGGCCGTTCAGCCAGCCTGCTCGATTTCACCCGTATACGAACGCACCAGCGCTTCCTTGGCCGACTTGCGCAGCTTCTTCACCAGCCGCTCCTGGCGCAAGGCTTCGGACTTGTCCGGCCAGCGTTCGACATACACCAGCGCCTGGGCCGGGCTGGTCTTGAAGTAGCGTGCCCCCTGCCCCTTGCAATGGGCCAGGAAGCGCCGCTGCGGATCGTCGCTGATGCCGCAGTAGAGCGAGCCATTGGCCGCCCTTACCAGATAGACGTACCACGGCTTGCTCACCGCGATCGTCTGGGCGGCCGGGTCGATCAGACCGGCATCCATCGCTGACGTGGCCACGTGACGGGCTTTCGCACTTACCTGCGGCATTGCCTTACACCCGCTCGCTGGTGACCTGCACATGCAACGCCCGCCCCGCCTTCAGGCCGAACAGCACAGCACCGAGCCCCAGCGCAGCGAACACCCAGCCCAGCACGCTCCAGCCACCGGTCAGGTCATGCAGGACACCGACCGCGAACGGCCCTATGGATGCCAGCGTATAGCCCACGCCCTGTGCCATGCTCGACAGGTTGGCCGCCACGTGCGCGTCTTTGGAGCGCAGCACGATCAAGGTCAGGGCCAGGGCGAAGGTCCCGCCCTGCCCCAGCCCCAGCAGAATGGCCCAGCCCCACAGCCCTGAGAGCGGCGCATACAGGCAGCCGAACAACCCGAGCAAGGTGGTCGACATCGCCAGCACGATGATCAACCGCTGGTCCTTGCTGCGCGAGGCGAGCCATGGCAGGCCCAGGGAACTGACCAGCTGCGTCACCACCGACCCGGACAGCACCAGCCCGGCCTCGGTCGGCGTCAGGCCACGCCCGATGAGGATCGAGGGCAACCAACCGAAGACGATGTAGGCCAGCGACGACTGCATGCCCATGTACAGCGTCACCTGCCAGGCCAGAGGATCGCGCCACAGGCCGCGCACGCGATACACCGCGCGGTGCGTGCCATGGCCCTGACGCGCCTGGGGTGCCCATATCAGCATCGCCAGCAACGCCGGAATGGCCCAGCAGCCCAGGCCGATTTCCCAACTGTCGCCGAAATGCTGGCTGATGGGCACCGTGGCACCGGCTGCCAGCGCCGCACCCAGGCACAAGGCCATGGTGTAGACGCCGGTCATGGTGCCCGCCTGCTGGGGGAAATCGCGCTTGACGATGCCAGGCAACAACACGCCGATGACACCGATGCTAGCACCGGCCAGCAGGCTGCCGACGAACACGCCGGCCACCCCCAGGCTGCTGCGCAGCAGGATGCCACCTGCCAGCACCAGCAAGATGCCCAGCACCACGCGCTCGGCACCGAACCGGCGGGCCAGCACCGGCGCCAAAGGCGCGAACAGCCCCAGGCACAGGACCGGCAAGGTCGTCAGCAGCCCGGCCTGGGACGCATTGAGCCCCAGGCTGTCGGACACCTGACCGAGCATGGGCGCCAGGCTCGACAACGCCGGGCGCAGGTTCAGGGCCACCAGCACCAGGCCCAGCAGCAGAAGCCAGGGCCTCATGGCGGGCACAGGCGCAGCCTGGGCTTGATCGTCTTCGGCGTCGATCAGCAAGGTGTCGACCTGGGGCGGCGTGGTGGGGTTCGGGTCTTTCATGGTCATCGAGGCTCACGGTTCTGTCGAGGCAGGCCTGGTCGGCGGCCTGAAAAGCGCCGGGGCCGCATAGCGGCCCCGGCGTCAGGGATCACGGTTCGACCCGCGATCAGTCCAGCGCGTTCAGCAAGGCCTGGTTCTGCTCGGGGGTACCGATGGTGATGCGCAGGTACTGGGCGATGCGCGCCTGCTTGAAGTGCCGCACGATCACCCCTTGGCCACGCAGGTGCGCTGCCAGCTGCGCGGCATCCTGATGCGAATGACGCGCGAAGATGAAGTTCGCCGCCGACGGCAATACCTCGAACCCGCGCGCCACCAAGGCCTCCACCAGCGCTTCGCGGCTCTCGATCACCTGGCGGCAGGTCTTCTCGAAGTACGCCCGATCCTCGAACGCCGCCGCCGCCCCGACGATCGCCAGGCGATCGAGCGGATAGGAGTTGAAGCTGTTCTTGATCCGCTCCAGCGCCTCGATCAGGTCCGGGTGCCCCACGGCCAGGCCGACCCGCAGACCAGCCAGCGAGCGCGACTTGGACAGGGTCTGGGTCACCAGCAGGTTGTCATAGCGGTCGATCAGGCTGATCGCGGTCTGACCGCCAAAATCGATGTAGGCCTCGTCCACCACCACCACCGAGTCGCGGTTGTGCTGCAGCAGCTGCTCGATCGCCTCCAGCGGCAACAACACCCCGGTCGGCGCATTGGGATTGGGGAAGATGATGCCGGCATTGGCGGTGCGGTAATCTTCGATGCGGATGCGGAACTGCTCGTCCAGCGCCACCGGCTCGAAGGGAATGCCATACAGCCCGCAGTAGACCGGGTAGAAGCTGTAGCTGATGTCCGGGAACAGCAACGGCCCTTCATGCTGGAACAGCCCGTGGAAGATGTGCGCCAGCACTTCGTCCGAACCGTTGCCGAGAAACACCTGGTTCGAGGCGATACCGTAGTGCTCGGCCACCGCCTGCTTGAGCACATCGCTGTTCGGATCGGGGTACAGGCGCAAGCCATCGCCCAACTCGCCGCGCATCGCCTCCAGGGCCTTCGGCGAAGGGCCATAGGGGTTCTCGTTGGTGTTGAGCTTGACCAGCCGTGCCAGCTTGGGCTGTTCGCCCGGTACGTACGGCACCAGGTCCTTGACGAACGGGCTCCAGAATCGACTCATGCTCACTCCCCCTGCCGCGCGTCGCGGATACGGTATTCGGCGCTGCGAGCGTGGGCCGTCAGCGATTCACCACGAGCCAGCACCGAAGCGGTCTTGCCCAGCTCGGAGGCACCGGCCTCGGAGCAGAAGATGATCGACGAACGCTTCTGGAAGTCGTACACGCCGAGCGGCGACGAGAAGCGCGCGGTGCCCGAGGTGGGCAGGACATGGTTCGGGCCGGCGCAGTAGTCGCCCAGCGCCTCGCTGGTGTGGCGCCCCATGAAGATCGCCCCGGCATGGCGGATCTGCGGCAGCCAGGCCTGCGGGTCGGCGACCGACAGTTCGAGGTGTTCCGGCGCGATCCGGTTGGCCACCTCGATGGCCTGCTGCATGTCGCGCACCTGGATCAGGGCGCCGCGGCCGTTGATCGACTTCTCGGCGATCTCGGCGCGTTCCAGGGTCGGCAGCAACCTCTCGATGCTGGCGGCGACCTGGTCGAGGAAGGCGGCGTCCGGGCTGACCAGGATGGCTTGCGCGTCCTCGTCATGCTCGGCCTGGGAGAACAGGTCCATGGCGATCCAGTCCGGATCGGTCTGCCCGTCGCAGACCACCAGGATCTCCGACGGCCCGGCGATCATATCGATGCCCACCTGGCCGAACACGTGGCGCTTGGCGGTGGCGACGTAGATGTTGCCGGGGCCGACGATCTTGTCCACCGGCGGCACGCTCTCGGTGCCATAGGCCAGCGCCGCGATGGCCTGGGCGCCACCGAGGGTGAAGACCCGATCGACCCCGGCGATGCACGCCGCTGCCAGCACCAGTTCGTTGATCTCGCCACGCGGCGTCGGCACCACCATGACCACCTCGGCCACGCCGGCGACCTTGGCCGGCAAGGCGTTCATCAGCACCGAGGACGGATAGGACGCCTTGCCACCCGGCACGTACAGCCCGGCGCGGTCCAGCGGGGTGACCTTCTGCCCCAGCACGGTGCCGTCGGCCTCGGTGTACTGCCAGGAGTCCTGCTTCTGCCGTTCGTGGTAGACCCGCACGCGCTCGGCGGCGGTCTCGAGGGCCTGGCGCTGGGCCGGCGTGATCCGCGTCAGGGCCAGTTCGAGCCGCGCACGGTCGAGGATCAGGTCGTCGATGGTCGTGGCCTGGACGCCGTCGAAGCGCTGGGTGAACTCCACCAGCGCCGCATCACCGCGCTCGCGCACGGCCTTGATGATGTCCAGCACACGCTGATTGACCGCATCGTCGGACACGCTCTCCCAGCTCAGCAGATGATCCAGATGTCGGGCGAACTCCGGATCAGCGGCATTGAGACGAGCAATTGCAGTGGGCAGAGTCATGACGAGGGCC
It encodes the following:
- a CDS encoding valine--tRNA ligase: MDKTYQPHAIETSWYNTWESENYFAPQGAGEPYTIMIPPPNVTGSLHMGHGFNNAIMDALIRFRRMQGRDTLWQPGTDHAGIATQMLVERQLEAKGQNRHDLGREQFLEKVWEWKGQSGGNISRQIRRLGSSVDWSRERFTMDDGLSEAVKEAFVRLHEDGLIYRGKRLVNWDTKLHTAISDLEVENHDEKGHLWNLRYPLADGATTAEGKDHLVVATTRPETLLGDAAVAVNPNDERYQALIGQFVELPLVGRRIPIIADDYCDPEFGTGCVKITPAHDFNDYEVGKRHALPLLNIFDKNATVLASAQAFNLDGSLNEAFDTTLPAQYAGLDRFAARKQIVADLDAAGLLVGIDDHALKVPKGDRSGTVIEPWLTDQWYVSTKPLAEPAIAAVEDGRIQFVPKQYENMYFSWMRDIQDWCISRQLWWGHRIPAWYDEAGQVYVGRSEQEVRARHGLGDDVALRQDDDVLDTWFSSGLWTFSTLGWPEQTEFLKKFHSTDVLVTGFDIIFFWVARMIMLTLHLVKNEDGTPQVPFKTVYVHGLVRDGQGQKMSKSKGNVLDPLDIVDGITLDALLEKRTSGLMQPKLADKIAKQTKAEFPEGIASYGTDALRFTFCSLASTGRDIKFDMGRVEGYRNFCNKIWNAARYVLDKGEDCGQNGEPVELSLADRWIISQLQRTEAEVTRQLEQFRFDLASQALYEFIWNQYCDWYLELSKPVLWDENAPVERARGTRRTLVRVLEVALRLAHPFMPFITEEIWQRIAPLAGVQGKTLMLQPWPVANESRIDSAAEGDIEWLKELMVGLRNIRAEMNIGPGKPLPLFLKNASADDQRRLQENEALLKKLAKVESFTVLGEQDEAPLSATALVGDLQVLVPMAGLIDKDAELARLNKEIQRLQGEVQRVGGKLSNAAFVDKAPPTVIDKERAKLAEAEQALANFTEQHARIAAL
- a CDS encoding 23S rRNA methyltransferase, translating into MLLQDPPLTQKPTLHPRNRHTGRYDFPSLIEVHPDLARFTLVNPYGNPSIDFANPEAVRVFNRALLKAHYGIQHWDIPADYLCPPIPGRADYVHVLADLLAEDNGGDIPRGAQVRALDVGVGANCIYPLLGNADYRWRFIGSDIDPVALAAAATIVQANGLGKFIELRQQAERRHILQGLLKPEERLDLTLCNPPFHASREEATRGSQRKWKNLGKQDPKRTLPVLNFGGQNNELWCEGGEIRFVTQLIGESVSVGQQVLWFSSLVSKASNLPGIEAALNKAGAVARRVIEMGQGQKQSRVVAWSFYDEAGRRAWQARRSGKSQA
- a CDS encoding dipicolinate synthase yields the protein MALTKDQLIADIAEAIDAPKNTARNALEQLGQIVADQLENGAEITLPGIGKLKVSERPARTGRNPSTGAAIEIAAKKVVKFVPAKGLTDAVNK
- a CDS encoding nucleoid-associated protein, whose translation is MPIRHCIVHLIDKKPDGSPAVLHARDSELTGSDAIEHLLADLNDSYNAKQGKAWGLFHGESGAYPFSGWLKQYLEGQQDFTAFSKQAVEHLQALMEESNLSTGGHVLFAHYQQGMTEYLAIALLHHSDGVAVSDTLDVTPSRHLDLGQLHLAARINLSEWQNNPQSKQYISFIKGRNGKKVSEYFRDFIGCQEGVDGPGETRTLLKAFSDFVEQEDLPEEAAREKTQTLVDYATSQTKRGEPVTLEELSSLIDEDRPKAFFEHIRNQDYGLSPEIPADKRTLNQFKRFTGRAEGLSISFESHLLGSKIEYDEEAGTLVIKGLPTQLVDQLKRRKD
- a CDS encoding GIY-YIG nuclease; the encoded protein is MDAGLIDPAAQTIAVSKPWYVYLVRAANGSLYCGISDDPQRRFLAHCKGQGARYFKTSPAQALVYVERWPDKSEALRQERLVKKLRKSAKEALVRSYTGEIEQAG
- a CDS encoding MFS transporter; the protein is MKDPNPTTPPQVDTLLIDAEDDQAQAAPVPAMRPWLLLLGLVLVALNLRPALSSLAPMLGQVSDSLGLNASQAGLLTTLPVLCLGLFAPLAPVLARRFGAERVVLGILLVLAGGILLRSSLGVAGVFVGSLLAGASIGVIGVLLPGIVKRDFPQQAGTMTGVYTMALCLGAALAAGATVPISQHFGDSWEIGLGCWAIPALLAMLIWAPQARQGHGTHRAVYRVRGLWRDPLAWQVTLYMGMQSSLAYIVFGWLPSILIGRGLTPTEAGLVLSGSVVTQLVSSLGLPWLASRSKDQRLIIVLAMSTTLLGLFGCLYAPLSGLWGWAILLGLGQGGTFALALTLIVLRSKDAHVAANLSSMAQGVGYTLASIGPFAVGVLHDLTGGWSVLGWVFAALGLGAVLFGLKAGRALHVQVTSERV
- a CDS encoding histidinol-phosphate aminotransferase (catalyzes the formation of L-histidinol phosphate from imidazole-acetol phosphate and glutamate in histidine biosynthesis) encodes the protein MSRFWSPFVKDLVPYVPGEQPKLARLVKLNTNENPYGPSPKALEAMRGELGDGLRLYPDPNSDVLKQAVAEHYGIASNQVFLGNGSDEVLAHIFHGLFQHEGPLLFPDISYSFYPVYCGLYGIPFEPVALDEQFRIRIEDYRTANAGIIFPNPNAPTGVLLPLEAIEQLLQHNRDSVVVVDEAYIDFGGQTAISLIDRYDNLLVTQTLSKSRSLAGLRVGLAVGHPDLIEALERIKNSFNSYPLDRLAIVGAAAAFEDRAYFEKTCRQVIESREALVEALVARGFEVLPSAANFIFARHSHQDAAQLAAHLRGQGVIVRHFKQARIAQYLRITIGTPEQNQALLNALD
- a CDS encoding histidinol dehydrogenase, whose amino-acid sequence is MTLPTAIARLNAADPEFARHLDHLLSWESVSDDAVNQRVLDIIKAVRERGDAALVEFTQRFDGVQATTIDDLILDRARLELALTRITPAQRQALETAAERVRVYHERQKQDSWQYTEADGTVLGQKVTPLDRAGLYVPGGKASYPSSVLMNALPAKVAGVAEVVMVVPTPRGEINELVLAAACIAGVDRVFTLGGAQAIAALAYGTESVPPVDKIVGPGNIYVATAKRHVFGQVGIDMIAGPSEILVVCDGQTDPDWIAMDLFSQAEHDEDAQAILVSPDAAFLDQVAASIERLLPTLERAEIAEKSINGRGALIQVRDMQQAIEVANRIAPEHLELSVADPQAWLPQIRHAGAIFMGRHTSEALGDYCAGPNHVLPTSGTARFSSPLGVYDFQKRSSIIFCSEAGASELGKTASVLARGESLTAHARSAEYRIRDARQGE